GGGCGAAAAGCCCGACTAATTGGGCAAGGGGTTCCAGAAGGTTGCAACTCTAATTTTAGTtgaggaattttattttattttattttatttttttcgctTCTTGATTTGAATGCTGCTGCTTCGTGTGTCATTCTTtttgttaatcatttagctgGGCATGTTAACTATCTCATGCTTCATCTTCTGCCTTCTAATGCCTTTTCTCCACCTTAAGAAAGGTACCTTGTTTCCTTTAACTTTAAAAGTGGAAGTAAATCTCCGTTAAAAAGGCACCTTATACTGTATCCTTTCATCATGAACACATAGCAACTAATAGCCTGCTTTTTTTATCTGCAAtggtttttggttgttttatcaAGACAATTCACCGGCAATTTTAATTCTAGTTTCCTACCGTTGCAGGACGAACTTGCACTTCAGAAGTGATACTATATTAATTTCTCTTTGTTATGGTCTTTGGTTGTcttctcaaaaaataattaggTTTCTGAATTATTTATCCTTGCTCTTACAGATTTCTTAATTTCTGCTGCTGTTGCGGAATTCAAAGGTCCAGAGATTTTTGGCGTGGCTCGCCTGGCTCAGGTAAATATGGAATTGGCTAGGATTGAAGCCAACTTTAGTGGGTTGTCTCCTGGAAAACATGGTTGGTCTATTAATGAATTTGGAGATCTGACAAGAGGTGCAGCAAGCACTGGAAAAGTGTTTAATCCAGTAAACGAAGGAAAAGCAGAAAAGGTTTTCTCtctattctttttttccatTCTTCCCAACATTTGCCTTCTCTAAATTGTTCTATAATTTTATGATCATAACCAAGCAGTGGTAAGTGCTAATCTCACTTTTCCAACCATCAAATGACTGATAATATTGGCTTTAACtgattgttttgtttggctAGTGCATATAGCTTAATGGCTAGAACTATATCATACTATGTAAACAGCACAATTGTCTGTCTGCGGATGATGAGGAGTTAACTATGATATTTGTGAATATGTTAATTTACTGGTTTTTGTAGAAGTATTGcattttcagtttttttcttttactgaTAGATAATAAATGTTCCTgttcagaaaacaaaaattatggaGTTATGTTGGATTCATAAGTTTTGAATGATAATCATAATGTACTTTTAAATGTCACCACTTAATGATGTAGCTTAGGCCGTGTGAGGCCTTTAAACTAGACAGTGTGTTGCACAGTTCATATTCATTCATATCTTTGGGGAAATATGCTAATCAGTCAGGCCCTATGCTCGTAAAGAGCTATTCTTACGTACTTTAGATTTAAATACTTGATTGATTAAAGAGTTATGCTGTGACAGCTACCCATACACTAGACACGACAAAAGGCACCACTATAATTTATCCTCTTTTCCCCATATTTTGTGCTCTTTGGAGATGCTATTGAAGTAAAGCAATCAGTAACAATTGAAGACGAGTGTACTGCTGAATTTGCTTAGGATTTGGGAGCTTCAATCTAGACCTCGTTGGTAATAGATGGCCTTCCAAAGATTGAAAATGTTCTAAATAGCCCATTCGCTTATCTTGTTTACTGCAATGTAAAACGAGTAAATCTGCAAGTATTGAGTACGATAAAatctaaccctaaccctaacttaccaaaaagaagaaaattttacaTCCTCAACTAACCAAATACAATAGAACCTATTGCCCAATTTAATAATGATGACAAAATCCCCCTCTTTATAATCATGTTATGATTGCATTTGTAATTGATGTTGCTCATTATTTTCAGCCGCTTGGCGACCTGGGAACATTATCTGCTGATGAGAAAGGTGAGGCCATCTTCTCAGGCATCAAAGAGAATCTGAGGATTGCTGATCTCATTGGGCGATCTATAGTGATATATGGAACTGAAGATAAATCAGATCCAGGCGTAACAGCTGCAGTAGTTGCTAGAAGTGCCGGGGTTGGTGAGAACTACAAAAAGATCTGTACTTGTGATGGAACCACCATATGGGAATCAAGTGACACAGATTTTGCAATCAGCAAGGTTTGATATCACAAGTAAAACCCTGCACATACTTAAGCTAAATATCATAGGCGCCAAATACTCCTGGTGAAGAGATTGTAGTTTTCATAATCTTGTGTGTTCTAATAATTCGAAGTTGTCTGTAAGAAACAGACAGCATTACATCTAATAAATGAGAAGAGCACAAGCCCTCTTCATGTGTAATCTCAGTTATGGAAGCAAGCACCCCTGAAATAGGGCTATGCCACATTCACGCTTGGTGTACTTGGATTCTAGAGCTTGTTTACTTCGAAAGTTTGTTGACCTTATCTTCTTTCCCCTTTTCTTAGGTTGttaaaattagggtttgaaCAATTCCGCTCGATAGCCGACTACTCGGCACTGCCTCTGTCAAGACAGCATTGGCTACAATTTATACTGCCTCATCAAATTCAATGGAGGACTACAAGTGAGATCGTGAGATCCTAGACCCCCTCAAAAGCAGCTGAACTCAAAAGGCATGGTACACAGTCGGAGCTTTTGATATTTGGGTCGGTCAGGTTGCAATTCTAGTGCGTTGAGTGTGTTTGAGCGATTGAATTATGTAACCTTGATAATTCTTCTGCAAGATACACTCTCAAGTAGAGGTGAAACATAGtttgaccaaaaagaaaaacatgttgTGGGAATCTCTACCGGAAAGAAGAATAAGAATATCAAAAGATGGAACAGAATTTTTCTGCCATATTGACGAAATGAGAGGCTACAATTACAGAATTCCATTCTCCATCCTTTATATCCATTCAGGGGAAACTGTTTATATATTCATTCCGCGGGAACTTTAACCCACCTCGCTTAAGACTTAAGAAATGATCATTCATTTGACAACAACAATGTTTTGCAAGTGATAGTTAATCGGCAGAGCAAATCATTCCATAAACCAGAAGCTGGTGAGTACTCCAACGCCACATGAAAAGTTCAGCGGCTTCTTTTTCTCTGTTCAGTAAAGGAAAAGGTAAAGGGAAACGTtgcaacaaaagaaaacaaaggggTGGGCAACTATTTGGAATATGTTAAAAACCATTTGAAATAGGTTAATGAATGGCCCTGCCCATTGGATTGACTGCTGGAACTAGCAGTTTGAGGGGAACACCTACTGCAGCAACCGAAAAGTAGAACCACAGCACGAAAATAAGCACCGATGAGAAGCACTGTCCTTGCGTCCGATAAAAGATATAAGCACTTGGGTCTTCATTGAGGTAGTAGACCTTCTCTCTTGGCCATTTCGTAGAGAGTAATGGCCATTAGAACCTTTGAATCGGCTGTCATGCGCCATA
This genomic interval from Corylus avellana chromosome ca3, CavTom2PMs-1.0 contains the following:
- the LOC132173605 gene encoding copper chaperone for superoxide dismutase, chloroplastic/cytosolic is translated as MAFLRSVATTTTAIAASALPAAIAFSSLSSSQSSQVPKTKNLSLLSFAPNPTPTRFGLVKNFADKPSVLHMDAPTSDTKATSQGDAVLPELLTEYMVDMKCEGCVNAVKNKLQTVNGIKNVEVDLSNQVVRILGSTPVKTMTEALEQTGRKARLIGQGVPEDFLISAAVAEFKGPEIFGVARLAQVNMELARIEANFSGLSPGKHGWSINEFGDLTRGAASTGKVFNPVNEGKAEKPLGDLGTLSADEKGEAIFSGIKENLRIADLIGRSIVIYGTEDKSDPGVTAAVVARSAGVGENYKKICTCDGTTIWESSDTDFAISKV